A single genomic interval of Daucus carota subsp. sativus chromosome 1, DH1 v3.0, whole genome shotgun sequence harbors:
- the LOC108196109 gene encoding GATA transcription factor 12, which produces METPHEFYQASAAGYYNNVQQFAPEKRNSDIKPGDHFVIEDLLDFPSDDLLVTDAAFDNVTGTSTDSSALTVVDSCNSSFSGNEARFGGSLADHAQFSNELCVPYDDMAELEWLSNFVEESFSSEDLQKLQLISGMKAGGDASENQQYQPETNRNNPIFRSEVSVPGKARSKRSRAAPCNWTSRLLVLPPTNTPAMSSESTESDIAAMGKKMGKASITGKKKEVFDNGGGSGGDGRKCLHCATDKTPQWRTGPMGPKTLCNACGVRYKSGRLVPEYRPAASPTFMLTKHSNSHRKVLELRRQKEMQRAQHHHQQFIHQGMMFDVSNGEDFLIHQQIGPDYRQLI; this is translated from the exons ATGGAAACACCCCATGAATTCTACCAAGCCTCGGCTGCTGGTTACTACAACAATGTCCAACAATTCGCACCCGAGAAGCGAAACTCCGATATCAAGCCGGGTGACCATTTTGTGATCGAGGACCTCCTCGACTTCCCTAGCGATGACTTGCTTGTCACGGATGCTGCTTTCGATAATGTCACGGGAACTTCCACTGATTCTTCTGCTCTCACGGTGGTGGATAGCTGTAACTCCTCGTTTTCGGGGAATGAGGCGAGGTTCGGTGGCAGTTTGGCTGATCATGCTCAGTTCTCGAACGAGCTCTGCGTTCcg TATGATGACATGGCTGAGCTGGAGTGGCTGTCGAATTTTGTGGAAGAATCATTCTCGAGTGAGGATTTGCAGAAGCTTCAGCTGATTTCGGGAATGAAAGCTGGCGGTGATGCATCGGAAAATCAGCAATATCAGCCTGAAACTAACCGTAACAACCCGATATTTCGATCAGAAGTGTCAGTCCCCGGTAAGGCACGGAGCAAGCGTTCACGTGCTGCTCCATGCAACTGGACGTCTCGGCTTCTAGTCCTCCCACCAACCAACACACCTGCAATGTCGTCCGAGTCGACTGAGTCCGACATTGCAGCGATGGGGAAGAAAATGGGGAAGGCTTCGATAACGGGAAAGAAAAAAGAGGTTTTCGACAATGGCGGTGGGTCTGGTGGTGATGGGAGAAAGTGCCTCCATTGTGCGACTGATAAGACTCCACAATGGAGGACCGGGCCTATGGGCCCGAAAACACTTTGTAACGCTTGCGGGGTCAGGTACAAGTCGGGCAGGCTCGTGCCCGAGTACCGGCCCGCGGCAAGTCCTACGTTCATGCTCACAAAGCATTCCAATTCTCACAGGAAAGTCCTTGAGCTGAGGAGACAAAAGGAGATGCAAAGAGCACAGCATCATCACCAGCAGTTTATTCATCAGGGCATGATGTTTGATGTATCTAACGGCGAGGATTTCTTGATTCACCAACAGATTGGGCCCGACTACCGACAGCTAATCTGA